A part of Schistosoma mansoni strain Puerto Rico chromosome W, complete genome genomic DNA contains:
- a CDS encoding putative lysosome-associated membrane glycoprotein, whose protein sequence is MFVALSALIVACLDQIVCYSVDPVTSPATFRIGSNDSSILLQGYINITLAYTKVQKAPVVVSIDSATQGKFQVSGVLGNEIEGLNLSWKPDQSNSTWNLTFRFAKSENSYNLSEISFVYELLDLPGLRYASNNHSLFSAAIGSYYSCQAEQNLVLNHFAPNPVTVNLTFSQLKVQAFRHGLEPEFNGIMVQCSLDYHLDRVVPIVIGISLAVMIIVALIAFIITSRRNRNISGNGVSGGYQQI, encoded by the exons ATGTTTGTAGCTCTCTCGGCGTTAATTGTTGCAT GTCTGGATCAAATCGTATGTTACAGTGTGGATCCGGTCACATCACCTGCTACTTTTCGGATTGGCTCAAATGATTCAAGCATACTGTTGCAAGGctatataaatattactttgGCTTACACAAAG GTTCAGAAAGCACCTGTtgtagtttcaattgattccgCAACTCAAGGGAAATTCCAAGTTTCGGGTGTTTTGGGAAACGAGATAGAAGGTTTGAACTTATCTTGGAAACCAGATCAGTCAAACAGTACTTGGAACCTTACATTTCGATTCGCGAAGTCTGAAAATAGTTACAACCTCAGTGAAATTAGCTTCGTTTATGAACTGCTTGATTTGCCGG GTTTAAGATATGCATCAAATAACCATTCACTATTTTCCGCTGCAATCGGTTCATACTATTCTTGTCAAGCTGAACAGAATTTAGTTTTAAATCATTTCGCACCAAATCCTGTAACTGTTAACCTAACTTTCTCTCAGTTAAAAGTTCAAGCATTCAGACATGGATTGGAGCCTGAATTTAATGGTATCA TGGTTCAATGCTCACTCGATTATCATTTAGACAGAGTTGTTCCAATTGTCATTGGTATATCGTTAGCAGTAATGATTATCGTTGCTCTGATCGCATTCATTATTACAAGTCGACGTAATCGGAATATCAGTGGAAATGGTGTCAGTGGTGGCTACCAGCAAATCTAA